From a region of the Sinorhizobium sp. B11 genome:
- a CDS encoding DUF2087 domain-containing protein has product MTRSTFPMEIADLSAFAKSLRKQIEALADKPSHVDMLNLLTRAAGYRNYQHFRSMAQSAEVLKDWNLKQDPEPLPDEDRVLKASRHYDGSGRLIRWPGRRGLQELCLWVLWSKIPAGTELTEREISDLLDRLHVFGDPALLRRELFDFGLVHRTRDGRRYHRLEKKPPAELGLLVRRVEAKAETA; this is encoded by the coding sequence GTGACCAGATCTACCTTTCCAATGGAAATCGCCGATCTTTCGGCTTTTGCCAAATCTCTCCGCAAGCAGATCGAAGCGCTCGCTGACAAGCCGAGCCATGTCGATATGCTCAATCTGCTGACGCGCGCGGCGGGTTATCGCAACTACCAGCATTTCCGCAGTATGGCGCAGTCCGCCGAAGTCCTGAAGGACTGGAACCTGAAGCAGGATCCCGAGCCCTTGCCGGACGAGGATCGCGTGCTGAAGGCATCGCGCCATTATGATGGCAGCGGCAGACTGATCCGTTGGCCGGGCAGGAGAGGACTACAGGAGCTTTGCCTTTGGGTTCTGTGGTCGAAAATACCGGCGGGCACAGAACTGACGGAGCGTGAAATCAGCGATTTGCTGGACCGCCTGCATGTCTTCGGCGATCCGGCGCTCTTGCGCCGCGAACTCTTCGATTTCGGGCTTGTCCACCGTACGCGGGACGGCAGACGATATCACCGCCTCGAAAAGAAGCCGCCGGCCGAACTTGGCCTGCTTGTCCGGCGCGTTGAAGCCAAGGCAGAGACGGCTTGA
- a CDS encoding SDR family oxidoreductase: MRLKNKVALITGGNSGIGLATAKVFVAEGAKVIITGRNPETLATAKKALGGDVLALKIDLTDVAAAEKIFAEAASAVGKFDIVFANAGIGGATPLGQTSLEQFEKIISTNLTSVFFTVQSALPHLNDGASVILNGSVHAVLGAPGWSAYAATKGAVRSMTRNLASELAPRGIRVNQVTPGGTRTPIWSPYAQTEDAMSALEEKLGSMSALGRMSEADEIAKAALYLASDDSSNVTGIEITVDGGMTSAPSGAKVFRAA; this comes from the coding sequence ATGCGTCTCAAGAACAAGGTCGCGCTCATTACCGGCGGCAACAGCGGTATCGGGCTTGCCACCGCCAAGGTTTTCGTTGCCGAAGGCGCGAAGGTCATCATTACCGGCCGTAATCCGGAAACGCTCGCAACGGCCAAGAAAGCGCTTGGCGGCGACGTGCTCGCACTGAAGATTGATCTGACCGACGTAGCGGCCGCGGAGAAGATCTTCGCCGAGGCAGCTTCCGCCGTCGGCAAATTCGATATCGTCTTTGCCAATGCCGGTATCGGCGGCGCAACGCCGCTCGGCCAGACGTCGCTGGAACAGTTCGAAAAGATCATCAGCACCAACCTGACCTCGGTCTTCTTCACGGTTCAGTCAGCGCTTCCGCATCTGAATGATGGCGCATCCGTCATCCTCAACGGCTCGGTCCATGCCGTTCTCGGCGCACCAGGCTGGTCGGCCTATGCCGCCACGAAGGGCGCCGTACGCTCCATGACCCGCAACCTTGCCTCCGAGCTTGCGCCGCGCGGTATCCGCGTCAATCAGGTAACGCCGGGCGGCACGCGCACACCGATCTGGTCGCCCTATGCGCAGACGGAAGATGCGATGTCGGCACTCGAAGAAAAGCTCGGAAGCATGAGTGCGCTTGGCCGCATGAGCGAAGCAGACGAGATCGCAAAGGCTGCGCTCTATCTCGCCTCCGACGATTCCAGCAATGTCACGGGCATCGAGATCACCGTCGACGGCGGCATGACGAGCGCTCCCTCCGGCGCCAAGGTCTTCCGCGCCGCCTGA
- a CDS encoding Lrp/AsnC family transcriptional regulator produces MSDLDNIDLAILKALQINARITNAELADKVGLSPSACSRRLDILEKSGVIGGYHARLSHKALDYKMIAIVHISLSGQFAKTLSEFEAAVKRCPNVLVCYLMSGEYDYILRVAARDLEDYERIHRDWLSALPHVVKINSSFALREIIDRPNVGL; encoded by the coding sequence ATGTCAGACCTCGACAACATCGATCTTGCGATTCTGAAGGCATTGCAGATCAATGCTCGCATCACCAATGCGGAACTCGCCGACAAGGTCGGGCTGTCGCCTTCGGCATGTTCGCGGCGGCTCGACATTCTCGAAAAAAGCGGTGTCATCGGCGGCTACCATGCGCGGCTTTCGCACAAGGCGCTCGATTACAAGATGATCGCGATCGTGCACATTTCGCTGTCTGGCCAGTTCGCCAAGACATTGTCGGAATTCGAAGCGGCGGTGAAGCGCTGCCCGAACGTGCTCGTCTGCTATCTGATGTCCGGCGAGTACGACTATATCCTGCGGGTCGCCGCCCGCGATCTGGAAGATTACGAGCGCATCCACCGAGACTGGCTTTCGGCGCTGCCGCACGTGGTGAAGATCAACTCGAGCTTTGCGCTGCGCGAAATCATCGACAGGCCGAATGTAGGCCTCTGA
- a CDS encoding bifunctional 2',3'-cyclic-nucleotide 2'-phosphodiesterase/3'-nucleotidase — MSSIFDAPAMSRRSLLGGLAATSALVLLHPFSARAAANQAHLRLMETTDIHVNVFPYDYYADKPNDTMGLSRTATIIDTIRAEAANSLLIDNGDVLQGNPMGDYMAYQHGMKDGDVHPVIKAMNTLGYTVGTLGNHEFNYGLDFMFKVLNGANFPFVCANLTKGQLASDPKQDELFFKPYIIVEKQIKDGSGNESPVKIGFIGFVPPQIMLWDIKNLEGKAQTRDIVQAAKAWVPAMKEAGADIVIALSHSGIDGSGPSEKMENASLHLAAVEGIDAIFTGHQHLVFPGPKTWDGIANADPVKGTLHGKPAVMAGFWGSHLGLIDLLLEKDGNSWKIVDFTSEARPIYHRDDKKKVVADVADKKEVVEAAKAEHEATLAYVRTPVGKTSAPLYSYFALVADDPSVQIVSQAQTWYIKQMLADTQFKDLPVLSAAAPFKAGGRGGADYYTDVPAGDIAIKNVADLYLYPNTVQAVAITGAQVKNWLEMSAGMFNHIEPGAKDAALLNNDFPSYNFDVIDGVTYQIDLSQPPKYDSSGKAVNPTSNRIQNLAFEGKPIDPAQKFVVVSNNYRAGGGGSFPDIASDKVIFQAPDTNRDVIVRYVHDQGTINPAADGNWTFKPLPGTTVVFESGPKAKQYLADVKSVKIEDAGEGAEGFTKFRLVL; from the coding sequence ATGTCTTCCATTTTCGATGCGCCTGCAATGAGCCGCCGTTCCCTGCTCGGCGGCCTTGCCGCTACCTCCGCTCTCGTGCTGCTTCATCCGTTCAGCGCCCGTGCTGCAGCAAACCAGGCGCATCTGCGGCTGATGGAAACGACCGACATTCACGTCAACGTTTTCCCTTACGACTATTATGCAGACAAGCCGAACGACACGATGGGCCTGTCGCGCACGGCAACAATCATCGACACGATACGTGCGGAAGCTGCCAATTCGCTGCTGATCGACAATGGCGACGTGCTGCAGGGCAATCCGATGGGCGACTACATGGCCTATCAGCACGGCATGAAGGATGGCGACGTGCATCCGGTCATCAAGGCCATGAATACGCTCGGCTATACCGTCGGCACGCTCGGAAATCACGAATTCAACTACGGCCTGGACTTCATGTTCAAGGTGCTGAACGGTGCGAACTTCCCCTTCGTCTGCGCCAACCTGACCAAGGGTCAGCTTGCCTCCGATCCCAAGCAGGACGAGCTGTTCTTCAAGCCGTACATCATCGTCGAAAAGCAGATCAAGGACGGCTCCGGCAATGAAAGCCCGGTCAAGATCGGCTTCATCGGCTTCGTGCCACCCCAGATCATGCTCTGGGATATCAAGAACCTCGAAGGCAAGGCACAGACGCGCGATATCGTACAGGCCGCCAAGGCCTGGGTGCCGGCCATGAAGGAAGCTGGCGCAGATATCGTCATCGCCCTTTCCCACTCCGGCATCGACGGTTCCGGCCCATCCGAAAAAATGGAAAATGCTTCGCTGCATCTCGCTGCCGTCGAAGGCATCGACGCGATCTTCACCGGTCACCAGCATCTTGTCTTCCCCGGCCCGAAAACCTGGGATGGCATTGCCAATGCCGATCCGGTCAAGGGTACGCTGCACGGCAAGCCCGCCGTCATGGCCGGCTTCTGGGGCTCGCATCTCGGCCTGATCGACCTGCTGCTGGAGAAAGACGGCAATAGCTGGAAAATCGTCGACTTCACGTCGGAAGCGCGGCCGATCTATCATCGCGACGACAAGAAAAAGGTCGTGGCCGACGTCGCCGACAAGAAGGAAGTCGTCGAAGCGGCGAAAGCAGAGCACGAGGCAACGCTTGCCTATGTCCGCACGCCGGTCGGCAAAACCTCCGCGCCGCTCTATTCCTACTTTGCGCTGGTCGCCGACGATCCTTCCGTGCAGATCGTCTCGCAGGCTCAGACCTGGTACATCAAGCAGATGCTGGCCGATACGCAATTCAAGGATTTGCCGGTTCTCTCCGCCGCAGCCCCCTTCAAGGCCGGCGGTCGCGGCGGTGCCGACTATTATACGGACGTTCCTGCCGGCGATATTGCCATCAAGAACGTCGCCGACCTCTATCTCTATCCGAATACGGTTCAGGCCGTCGCCATCACCGGTGCGCAGGTGAAGAACTGGCTGGAAATGTCCGCCGGCATGTTCAACCACATCGAACCCGGTGCGAAGGATGCGGCTCTCCTCAACAACGACTTCCCGTCCTACAATTTCGACGTGATCGATGGCGTGACCTACCAGATCGATCTGTCCCAGCCGCCGAAATATGATTCGTCTGGCAAGGCCGTCAATCCGACTTCCAACCGAATCCAGAACCTTGCCTTCGAGGGCAAGCCGATCGATCCGGCGCAGAAATTCGTCGTCGTTTCCAACAATTATCGTGCGGGCGGCGGCGGCAGCTTCCCTGACATCGCTTCCGACAAGGTGATCTTCCAGGCGCCGGACACCAACCGGGATGTTATCGTGCGCTATGTCCATGATCAGGGCACGATCAATCCAGCAGCCGACGGCAACTGGACCTTCAAGCCCCTGCCCGGCACGACGGTCGTTTTCGAAAGCGGCCCGAAAGCCAAACAGTATCTCGCCGACGTCAAGAGCGTGAAGATCGAGGATGCCGGCGAAGGCGCCGAGGGATTCACGAAGTTCAGGCTGGTTCTCTGA
- a CDS encoding TetR/AcrR family transcriptional regulator, giving the protein MGHSQLEKQKTHDRIIEIASRRLREKGLEGIGVADLMKEAGLTVGGFYKHFASRDEMVAEAMKLAFGSWEAKVRSEGRAPADIPIAEYSANYLSEVHRDDVSGGCPFAALTADLARSDGKCRSLATEQLKTNLENMTDRMSAGDEAEARRKAIIVSCLMSGALGLARIADDEKLSDEILETARAFVNDF; this is encoded by the coding sequence ATGGGCCATTCGCAACTGGAAAAACAGAAGACGCACGACAGGATCATCGAGATTGCGTCCAGGCGCCTGCGGGAAAAGGGGCTCGAGGGTATCGGGGTTGCCGACCTGATGAAGGAGGCCGGGCTGACGGTCGGCGGCTTCTACAAGCATTTTGCGTCACGCGATGAGATGGTGGCGGAAGCCATGAAACTGGCTTTCGGATCCTGGGAAGCGAAAGTGCGTTCAGAGGGCAGGGCGCCGGCAGATATTCCGATCGCGGAATATTCCGCCAACTATCTGAGCGAGGTTCATCGTGACGACGTAAGCGGCGGCTGCCCTTTTGCTGCGCTGACGGCCGATCTCGCCCGCAGCGACGGGAAATGCCGGTCGCTTGCGACCGAGCAGCTGAAGACGAATCTGGAAAACATGACAGACCGTATGAGCGCGGGCGATGAGGCTGAGGCGCGCCGCAAGGCAATCATCGTCTCGTGTCTGATGAGTGGCGCGCTCGGCCTTGCGCGCATCGCGGACGATGAAAAACTCTCCGACGAAATTCTGGAAACGGCCCGAGCTTTCGTCAATGATTTCTAG
- a CDS encoding FMN-dependent NADH-azoreductase, with protein MSSILLLTSSPRSESLSTSIAVELADKLKAQAPGSVVVRRDLAANPLPHIDDLFTAAIRKPPEARTAQEAAAVKTSDELVNELLAADSIVIGTGLINFNIYSSLKTWIDNVARAGLTFKYTESGPVGLATGKKVYVVLASGGVYSQGPAAGMNHAVPYLKSVLGFLGIADIETIYVEGLAFGPEAAEKAIGAAKSRVDELALAA; from the coding sequence ATGTCTTCCATCCTTCTTCTGACGTCCAGCCCGCGTTCAGAGTCGCTTTCCACGTCGATTGCTGTCGAGCTTGCCGACAAGCTCAAGGCTCAGGCCCCGGGTAGCGTCGTCGTTCGCCGCGACCTTGCAGCAAATCCGCTTCCGCACATCGACGATTTGTTTACGGCCGCTATTCGCAAGCCGCCGGAAGCCCGCACGGCTCAGGAAGCTGCTGCCGTAAAAACGTCTGACGAGTTGGTCAATGAACTGCTCGCAGCCGACAGCATCGTCATCGGCACCGGCCTCATCAATTTCAACATCTATTCTTCGCTGAAGACCTGGATCGATAATGTGGCCCGCGCCGGTCTGACCTTCAAGTATACCGAAAGCGGCCCGGTCGGCCTTGCTACCGGCAAGAAGGTCTATGTCGTCCTTGCTTCGGGCGGCGTGTATTCCCAGGGTCCGGCTGCCGGCATGAATCATGCGGTTCCTTACCTGAAGTCGGTTCTCGGCTTCCTCGGCATTGCCGACATTGAGACCATCTATGTCGAAGGCCTCGCCTTCGGCCCGGAAGCTGCAGAAAAGGCTATCGGCGCCGCAAAGTCGCGCGTCGACGAGCTTGCTCTCGCTGCCTAA
- a CDS encoding GGDEF domain-containing protein, which yields MMELFNTALFIVEAVGYFVLMVSLLHFRQRLGLGVFLTALGVMHFMETYLAAVFYVSLPFGDVSPGSSIFFSGKLMMILMLYLQEDASTVRQPIYGLFFGNLLTVAIAWVLQLHQPLELSPGHPADVNFLKEMGWLMVWGTAILYLDSLGIILLYEKLGDFMRRRVVLRFMISGLVVLTFDQICFFSGLHYFVGVPMAAFWAGWKAKMLAVCLYSLMFAVYEYHIRRNGVAASARSISDLFGDLTFRERYNDLLERTGRDMLTGVYDRSRMELEAPLMVREALRQGQYATVLIIDADHFKDVNDGFGHLQGDEVLKAIASRLGTTLRSSDRIFRFGGEEFVAVCPGTGHEEGLLLAERLRWTIVTSVKTPDDASVSVSIGVATADEDGVSFTTVLSAADSRLYDAKKSGRNCVVGRSGVVKVV from the coding sequence GTGATGGAGCTCTTCAACACCGCGCTCTTCATCGTTGAAGCCGTCGGCTACTTCGTGCTGATGGTCAGCCTCCTGCATTTTCGCCAGCGCCTCGGACTGGGTGTCTTCCTGACTGCACTCGGCGTCATGCATTTCATGGAGACCTACCTCGCTGCGGTCTTCTACGTTTCCCTGCCGTTCGGGGATGTCTCGCCGGGATCTTCGATCTTCTTTTCCGGCAAGCTGATGATGATCCTCATGCTCTATCTGCAGGAGGATGCGTCGACCGTTCGCCAGCCGATCTATGGCCTGTTTTTCGGCAATCTCCTGACCGTTGCCATCGCCTGGGTGCTGCAGCTTCATCAGCCGCTGGAGCTGTCGCCGGGCCATCCGGCCGATGTCAACTTCCTGAAGGAAATGGGCTGGCTGATGGTATGGGGAACGGCAATCCTCTATCTCGACTCGCTCGGCATCATCCTGCTCTACGAGAAGCTCGGCGATTTCATGCGCCGGCGCGTGGTGCTGCGCTTCATGATCTCGGGCCTTGTGGTTCTGACCTTTGACCAGATCTGTTTCTTCAGCGGCCTGCATTATTTCGTGGGCGTCCCGATGGCGGCCTTCTGGGCGGGATGGAAAGCCAAGATGCTGGCCGTCTGCCTCTATTCCCTGATGTTTGCCGTCTACGAATATCACATCAGACGGAACGGCGTTGCAGCCTCGGCGCGCTCGATAAGCGACCTTTTCGGCGATCTGACATTCCGCGAACGCTACAACGATCTTCTGGAGCGCACCGGTCGCGATATGCTGACTGGTGTCTATGATCGCAGCCGCATGGAGCTGGAGGCGCCACTGATGGTGCGCGAGGCGCTGCGGCAGGGTCAATATGCCACCGTTCTCATCATCGACGCGGATCATTTCAAGGACGTCAACGACGGCTTCGGCCATCTGCAGGGCGACGAGGTTCTGAAGGCCATCGCCAGCAGGCTCGGAACGACGCTGCGCTCCAGCGATCGTATCTTTCGCTTCGGCGGCGAAGAGTTCGTCGCCGTCTGCCCCGGTACAGGCCATGAGGAAGGCCTGCTCTTGGCGGAACGCCTGCGCTGGACGATCGTGACCAGTGTGAAGACACCCGACGATGCCTCGGTATCGGTTAGCATAGGGGTTGCGACTGCGGACGAGGACGGCGTCAGCTTCACAACCGTGCTGTCGGCGGCAGACAGCCGCCTTTATGATGCAAAAAAGAGCGGCCGCAACTGTGTCGTCGGCCGCTCCGGAGTGGTTAAGGTCGTCTAG
- a CDS encoding LysR family transcriptional regulator — protein sequence MLPNPTLDQLQVFLTVAETGSFSAASRVLNRAQSVISYTIANLEAQLEIPLFERSGARQPKLTDAGKAMLEDARRLMADLEVMRARVKSIKQGLEAELSLAISVMVPANAVMMELREFREKFPGVALNLNVGELGMVMDMVLNDKADIGIGGALVRQGDSLVAEKIGYSFMVPVVAPDHPLARIERPLTLADVREEIQLVVSDASGLTKGRDFNVLSYRTWRVSDIATKHQLIKGGLGWGGLPVSLVGDDIMKGNLIAIKLDAYEQGEYPIYAMHKAANPPGPAGRWLVEAFRRRLSMCPSHGEMVSMLGIDELHAMPEAAE from the coding sequence ATGCTTCCCAACCCGACACTGGATCAATTGCAGGTTTTCCTGACTGTCGCCGAAACCGGCAGTTTTTCGGCCGCGTCACGTGTGCTGAACCGCGCACAGTCGGTCATCAGCTATACGATCGCCAATCTGGAAGCCCAGCTTGAAATACCGCTTTTCGAGCGTTCAGGCGCCCGCCAGCCGAAGCTGACGGATGCCGGCAAGGCAATGCTGGAAGATGCCCGCCGCCTGATGGCCGATCTCGAGGTGATGCGTGCCCGCGTCAAGAGCATCAAGCAGGGGCTGGAGGCGGAGCTTTCTCTGGCGATCAGCGTCATGGTCCCGGCCAATGCCGTCATGATGGAGTTGCGCGAATTTCGCGAGAAATTCCCGGGCGTTGCGCTGAACCTCAACGTCGGCGAGCTCGGAATGGTCATGGACATGGTGCTGAACGACAAGGCCGATATCGGCATTGGCGGCGCGCTCGTGCGGCAGGGAGATTCGCTGGTAGCCGAAAAGATCGGTTATTCCTTTATGGTTCCTGTCGTTGCGCCCGATCATCCGTTGGCGCGCATCGAACGGCCACTGACGCTGGCCGATGTGCGCGAAGAAATCCAGCTCGTCGTTTCCGACGCCTCCGGGTTGACCAAGGGCCGGGATTTCAATGTCCTGTCCTACAGGACATGGCGCGTCAGCGACATAGCAACCAAGCACCAGCTCATCAAAGGCGGGCTTGGCTGGGGTGGATTGCCGGTCTCTCTCGTCGGTGACGACATCATGAAAGGCAACCTCATCGCCATCAAGCTCGATGCCTACGAACAGGGCGAATACCCGATCTATGCCATGCACAAGGCCGCCAATCCGCCGGGGCCGGCGGGCAGATGGCTGGTCGAGGCTTTTCGCCGGCGGCTCTCAATGTGCCCGAGCCATGGCGAAATGGTCAGCATGCTCGGTATAGACGAACTGCATGCGATGCCGGAGGCAGCGGAATAG
- the ilvA gene encoding threonine ammonia-lyase, giving the protein MTRHDVEGAEEAMRSLFPATPLQLNDHLSARYGADIWLKREDLSPVRSYKIRGAFNFFRKAIAEGAGGKTFVCASAGNHAQGFAFVCRHFGVPGVVFMPVTTPQQKIDKTRMFGAGFITIELIGDFFDQCYQAARDHVEAIGGVMVPPFDHVDIIEGQATVAAEIMQQLPEGVLPDMIVLPVGGGGLAAGITGYLDGIVAKSDFIFTEPAGAPSLRRSLEAGQVVTLPKVDNFVDGAAVARIGDLNFAALKGFSADQVRLMPENAICVTIQEMLNVEGVVLEPAGALSLTAIAAMDRAAIKGKTIVAVVSGGNFDFERLPDVKERAMRYAGLKKYFILRLAQRPGALRDFLNLLGPHDDIARFEYLKKSARNFGSILIGIETTAPENFATLVANFESAGMGFEDITENEILANLII; this is encoded by the coding sequence GTGACGAGACACGATGTCGAAGGCGCAGAAGAGGCAATGCGCAGCCTTTTCCCCGCCACGCCGCTGCAGCTCAATGATCACCTTTCCGCCCGCTACGGTGCCGATATCTGGCTGAAGCGCGAGGATCTGTCGCCGGTGCGCTCCTACAAGATCCGCGGCGCGTTCAATTTCTTCCGCAAGGCAATTGCCGAAGGGGCGGGCGGCAAGACTTTTGTCTGCGCATCGGCCGGCAATCACGCGCAGGGCTTTGCCTTCGTCTGCCGCCATTTCGGCGTCCCGGGCGTCGTCTTCATGCCGGTCACCACGCCGCAGCAGAAGATCGACAAGACCCGCATGTTTGGCGCCGGTTTCATCACCATTGAACTCATCGGCGATTTCTTCGACCAATGCTATCAGGCTGCCCGCGATCACGTCGAGGCAATCGGTGGCGTCATGGTGCCGCCCTTCGATCATGTCGATATCATCGAGGGGCAGGCGACAGTGGCCGCCGAAATCATGCAGCAGCTTCCCGAAGGCGTTTTGCCTGACATGATCGTCCTGCCGGTCGGCGGCGGCGGGCTTGCCGCCGGCATTACCGGTTATCTCGATGGCATCGTCGCAAAGTCCGATTTCATCTTTACCGAACCTGCCGGCGCGCCGAGCTTGCGCCGCAGCCTTGAGGCGGGGCAGGTGGTTACACTTCCGAAGGTCGACAATTTCGTCGATGGCGCGGCCGTCGCCCGCATCGGCGACCTGAATTTCGCGGCTCTGAAGGGTTTCTCGGCCGATCAGGTCAGGCTGATGCCGGAAAATGCCATCTGCGTCACCATCCAGGAGATGCTGAACGTCGAAGGTGTCGTGCTGGAGCCGGCCGGCGCCCTGTCGCTGACGGCGATCGCCGCCATGGATCGCGCGGCCATCAAGGGCAAGACGATCGTTGCCGTCGTCTCTGGCGGCAATTTCGATTTCGAGCGGCTGCCCGATGTCAAGGAAAGGGCCATGCGCTACGCCGGCCTGAAGAAATACTTCATCCTGCGCCTTGCCCAGCGCCCTGGTGCGCTACGCGATTTCCTCAATCTGCTCGGACCGCATGATGACATCGCCCGCTTCGAATATCTGAAGAAATCGGCGCGCAATTTCGGTTCGATCCTGATCGGCATCGAAACGACGGCTCCGGAGAATTTTGCAACGCTGGTTGCCAATTTCGAAAGCGCGGGCATGGGCTTCGAAGACATTACCGAGAACGAGATCCTCGCAAACCTGATCATTTGA
- a CDS encoding DMT family transporter, with translation MKSKTHGYIFLLLALTIFSAQDAISKHLGSAYSPIFVTMVRYWAFGLFTVVLASKMRGGIAATARTKHPFLQVSRGILLATQVVLAITCFALIGLAHSQAIFAATPIIVALLAIPLLGEKVGWRRWTAIGVGLCGVLLILKPEGGFFDVNLLLAVVSCLNFALYVIATRYVSRQDSAMTSFFYTGIVGAFVMTLAGPFYWTPIQGWDWIWMLAVCLTGTSSHYFLIRAYDSLDAAAVQPLTYIQLVYASILGVLIYGETLTLNMIVGSIIVVAAGIFTVWREHVVARRAVVPN, from the coding sequence ATGAAATCCAAGACTCACGGCTATATCTTCCTGCTCCTCGCGCTGACGATCTTTTCTGCGCAGGACGCGATCTCGAAGCATCTTGGTTCAGCCTATTCGCCTATCTTCGTGACGATGGTGCGCTATTGGGCCTTCGGGTTGTTCACCGTGGTTCTGGCCTCGAAAATGCGCGGCGGCATCGCAGCAACCGCCCGCACCAAACACCCATTTCTGCAGGTCTCGCGCGGCATCCTGCTTGCCACGCAGGTGGTACTGGCAATCACCTGTTTTGCGCTGATCGGGCTGGCGCATTCGCAGGCAATTTTTGCCGCCACGCCCATCATCGTCGCGTTGCTTGCCATTCCGCTGCTCGGCGAAAAGGTTGGCTGGCGCCGCTGGACGGCCATCGGCGTCGGACTTTGTGGCGTGTTGCTGATCCTCAAGCCGGAAGGCGGGTTCTTCGACGTGAACCTGCTTCTTGCGGTGGTCTCCTGCCTCAACTTCGCACTTTACGTGATCGCCACACGTTACGTGAGCCGGCAGGATTCGGCGATGACGAGCTTCTTCTATACAGGCATCGTCGGCGCTTTCGTCATGACGCTTGCAGGCCCCTTTTACTGGACGCCGATTCAGGGCTGGGACTGGATCTGGATGCTCGCCGTCTGCCTGACGGGTACATCAAGCCATTATTTCCTGATCCGCGCCTATGACAGTCTCGATGCAGCGGCCGTCCAGCCACTCACCTATATCCAGCTCGTCTACGCCTCGATCCTCGGTGTATTGATCTACGGGGAGACGCTGACGCTGAATATGATCGTCGGCTCGATCATTGTGGTCGCGGCGGGTATATTCACGGTCTGGCGCGAGCATGTCGTGGCGCGACGGGCGGTCGTGCCGAATTGA
- a CDS encoding HlyU family transcriptional regulator has translation MASFLSNILSVFSGGGKSSSEAAAGPSGEPQLYGDCTIYAEPQKEGGQYRLAGRIEKKVGEDVLVRKFIRADLFSSSDDAIECTVRKAQQIIDQHGPSLFNDGEKLRQV, from the coding sequence ATGGCTTCGTTCCTTTCAAACATTCTTTCGGTATTCTCCGGCGGCGGCAAATCCTCCAGCGAGGCGGCTGCAGGTCCTTCCGGCGAGCCCCAGCTCTATGGTGATTGCACCATCTATGCCGAGCCGCAGAAGGAAGGCGGCCAGTATCGTCTTGCCGGCCGTATCGAAAAGAAGGTCGGCGAGGACGTTTTGGTGCGCAAGTTCATTCGCGCAGATCTCTTCTCTTCGTCTGACGATGCGATCGAATGCACCGTGCGCAAGGCGCAGCAGATCATCGATCAGCACGGCCCTTCTCTCTTCAATGACGGCGAGAAGCTGCGTCAAGTGTAA